A single genomic interval of Parvularcula marina harbors:
- the pnp gene encoding polyribonucleotide nucleotidyltransferase yields the protein MFTITKKTTEWAGRPLTLESGRIARQADGAVLATYGETTVLATVVAQREQKPGQDFFPLTVNYQEKTYAAGRIPGGFFKREGRPSEKETLTSRLIDRPIRPLFAPGFKNEVQVICTVMSHDLENDPDIVAMIAASAALTISGVPFMGPIGAARVGYKDGEFMINPTLADLEGTELDLVMAGTQDAVMMVESQAEELSEEIMLGAVMKGHEASRQMIDHIISFAEECAKEPWDYVPADYSDIAPRVRELVEADLRAAYQETVKQNRQEKINAAKQKAKETFIGEDVADPIDGIVLGTLLKEIESDIVRNDIIETGNRIDGRDTKTVRPIVSEVGILPRTHGSALFTRGETQAIVVSTLGTADDEQFIDALEGTYKAKFLLHYNFPPFSVGETGRVGSPGRREIGHGKLAWRALQAVLPAEEEFPYVIRLVSEITESNGSSSMATVCGSSLAMMDAGVPIKRAVAGIAMGLILEGEKFAVLSDILGDEDHLGDMDFKVAGTSEGVTSLQMDIKVAGITEEIMQVALGQAKDGRMHILGEMNKALSASRGEVGEFAPRIETLKIPVDKIRDVIGSGGKVIREIVEKTGAKVNVEDDGTIKVASSDGASIDAAVKWIKSITDEPEVGEVYKGKVVKTVDFGAFVNFFGARDGLVHISQLNDGRPEKTTDVVNEGDEVFVKLLGFDDRGKVRLSMKVVDQETGKEIAKDGDE from the coding sequence ATGTTCACAATCACCAAAAAAACAACCGAATGGGCCGGTCGGCCCCTCACGCTCGAAAGCGGGCGCATTGCGCGCCAGGCCGATGGCGCCGTTCTCGCCACCTATGGTGAGACCACCGTTCTCGCCACCGTCGTGGCTCAGAGAGAGCAGAAACCGGGGCAGGACTTCTTCCCGCTGACCGTGAACTACCAGGAAAAAACCTATGCCGCCGGCCGTATTCCGGGCGGCTTTTTCAAACGCGAAGGGCGTCCTTCCGAAAAGGAAACCCTGACCTCGCGCCTCATCGACCGGCCGATCCGGCCGCTGTTTGCGCCAGGCTTCAAGAACGAAGTTCAAGTCATCTGTACCGTGATGAGCCACGATCTTGAAAACGATCCGGATATCGTTGCGATGATCGCGGCCTCTGCCGCCCTGACTATTTCCGGCGTCCCCTTCATGGGCCCGATCGGCGCTGCTCGCGTCGGTTACAAGGACGGCGAATTCATGATCAACCCGACCCTCGCCGATCTTGAGGGCACGGAACTCGATCTCGTCATGGCCGGCACGCAAGACGCCGTCATGATGGTTGAATCGCAGGCTGAAGAACTCTCCGAAGAAATCATGCTCGGCGCCGTGATGAAAGGTCATGAGGCGTCACGCCAGATGATCGATCACATCATCTCATTTGCCGAAGAATGCGCAAAAGAGCCGTGGGATTATGTGCCTGCGGATTATTCGGATATCGCGCCGCGCGTCCGTGAACTGGTCGAAGCTGACCTCCGCGCTGCCTATCAGGAAACGGTCAAACAGAACCGCCAGGAAAAGATCAATGCCGCCAAACAAAAGGCGAAAGAGACTTTCATCGGCGAAGATGTGGCTGACCCGATTGACGGCATCGTCCTCGGCACGCTCCTGAAAGAAATCGAGAGCGATATCGTCCGTAATGATATCATCGAGACGGGCAACCGGATCGACGGCCGTGACACGAAAACCGTCCGTCCGATCGTCTCAGAAGTCGGCATCCTGCCGCGCACGCACGGCTCCGCACTCTTCACCCGCGGGGAAACGCAAGCCATCGTCGTCTCGACACTGGGCACCGCCGATGACGAGCAGTTCATCGACGCGCTTGAAGGGACGTATAAGGCAAAGTTCCTGCTGCACTATAACTTCCCGCCTTTCTCGGTTGGTGAGACGGGCCGCGTCGGCTCTCCTGGCCGCCGCGAAATCGGCCACGGCAAGCTGGCCTGGCGGGCGCTTCAGGCTGTTCTTCCGGCTGAGGAAGAATTCCCTTACGTCATCCGCCTTGTCTCGGAGATCACCGAGTCGAACGGCTCCTCCTCAATGGCAACGGTCTGCGGCTCTTCGCTGGCCATGATGGACGCCGGTGTGCCGATCAAGCGCGCTGTCGCCGGGATCGCCATGGGCCTCATCCTTGAAGGCGAGAAATTCGCTGTCCTGTCCGATATTCTGGGTGATGAAGATCACCTGGGCGATATGGACTTTAAAGTGGCGGGTACGTCCGAAGGCGTCACCTCGCTGCAGATGGACATCAAGGTTGCCGGCATCACAGAGGAGATCATGCAGGTCGCCCTTGGTCAGGCCAAAGACGGCCGGATGCACATCCTTGGCGAGATGAACAAGGCGCTTTCCGCTTCCCGCGGCGAAGTCGGCGAGTTCGCGCCGCGCATCGAAACGCTGAAAATCCCGGTCGACAAGATCCGGGACGTCATCGGCTCGGGCGGCAAGGTCATCCGCGAGATCGTCGAGAAGACAGGCGCGAAAGTGAATGTCGAAGACGACGGCACGATCAAAGTCGCATCATCTGACGGCGCGTCGATCGATGCGGCCGTCAAATGGATCAAGTCGATCACAGACGAACCGGAAGTCGGCGAAGTCTACAAAGGCAAGGTCGTCAAGACCGTCGACTTTGGCGCATTCGTCAACTTCTTCGGCGCCCGCGACGGCCTTGTTCACATCAGCCAGCTGAATGACGGCCGTCCGGAGAAAACCACCGACGTCGTCAATGAAGGCGACGAGGTTTTCGTCAAGCTTCTCGGCTTTGATGACCGCGGCAAGGTTCGCCTGTCGATGAAGGTCGTCGATCAGGAGACCGGTAAGGAAATCGCCAAAGACGGCGACGAATAA
- a CDS encoding TonB-dependent receptor: MIAFAALGMLLADDIITVTGTKLDAPLSELPMSVDVLSADEPGGLAPLNAAEEISERLAGVEAAVANGTQVAFQIRGIGAVDHQALTPTAAAVYVDGVFMATNVQTGFLLYDIDRAEVLKGPQGTLYGRNASSGAVNFETVRPSADQSGYLRLALGNFGLIDSAGAIGASFSDRIHGRLAGRLLRRDAVLDNVITDAGVPAPDDAGKREEYGLRGSLLVEGATGWDTLIRAHWEQDSGINAAPRNDSLDIGDHEISIGPDGIQDTDSSFWGSSLEVTGQHGEWEIFSLTAYEAYDQNYGFDFDGAPAPFGNPNLNANLSYDREFWQLSQEVRGQRQFGDHRVMIGVTASTDDFDQDYLIWCGDLDPETLLGSCPYVGAPGRVGPTPASPGTPLSLLTRIEQARDTAALFTHNEIALGALTTLTLGGRLTWERIEGEGFGIHIFDDGTRGFNNRDGLGPAMGSNVIEDTRFTGNAALSRQIGTGTAYLAISSGYKSGGFNGEVQNNATHFADEGLFGAETVTAYEAGFKSPLGQTAFLNAAIFYQDYADPQARIFVNFTQPNGDVITSNSLSNLDEATSYGAELNLDWQPSPALDLRAGLVLLETDIHQGTEAVPTGNADTFDGNPLPFAPEVSATLSGTYTMPLDNGGTLILGGHAKYRSEFYLDAEGLTARSQDGYTILDATAAYRLPSKKLTIGLFGRNLLDEDYAVSGYGFIGYNTFRSAPRSWGVEASLDF, from the coding sequence ATGATTGCCTTCGCTGCACTCGGCATGCTTTTGGCCGACGACATCATCACCGTAACTGGCACCAAGCTAGACGCACCGCTCAGCGAACTGCCCATGAGTGTGGATGTATTGTCTGCAGATGAGCCCGGCGGGCTTGCCCCTCTTAATGCAGCAGAAGAAATCAGCGAGCGCCTCGCAGGCGTTGAGGCCGCGGTCGCCAACGGCACGCAGGTTGCCTTCCAGATCCGCGGCATCGGTGCAGTCGATCATCAGGCGCTGACCCCCACGGCCGCAGCTGTCTATGTCGATGGCGTCTTCATGGCGACCAACGTCCAGACGGGCTTTCTTCTTTATGACATCGACCGCGCGGAAGTCCTCAAAGGCCCGCAAGGCACGCTTTATGGCCGCAATGCCTCCTCCGGTGCGGTGAATTTCGAGACCGTCCGTCCGTCAGCGGACCAGTCAGGCTATCTCAGGCTTGCGCTCGGCAATTTCGGGCTGATCGATAGTGCCGGCGCTATCGGCGCCTCTTTCTCTGACCGCATCCATGGCCGGCTGGCCGGACGCTTGCTGCGCCGCGATGCCGTCCTTGATAATGTCATCACGGATGCGGGCGTTCCGGCCCCGGATGATGCAGGTAAGCGCGAGGAATACGGCCTGCGCGGCAGTCTTCTGGTCGAAGGCGCGACAGGCTGGGACACGCTGATCCGCGCGCATTGGGAACAGGATAGCGGCATCAACGCCGCCCCGCGCAATGACAGCCTCGATATCGGCGATCATGAAATCTCGATTGGCCCTGACGGCATTCAGGATACGGACAGCTCATTCTGGGGTAGCTCGCTTGAGGTAACCGGTCAACATGGCGAGTGGGAGATATTCTCCCTGACTGCCTATGAAGCCTATGACCAGAATTACGGGTTTGATTTCGATGGTGCTCCTGCACCTTTTGGCAATCCGAACCTCAACGCCAATCTCTCCTATGACCGCGAGTTCTGGCAATTAAGTCAGGAGGTCCGCGGCCAGCGGCAATTTGGCGATCATCGCGTGATGATCGGTGTGACGGCCTCGACCGATGATTTTGATCAGGACTATCTGATCTGGTGCGGCGATCTTGACCCTGAGACTCTGCTTGGCTCCTGCCCCTATGTGGGCGCGCCCGGCCGGGTCGGACCAACACCTGCCTCTCCCGGCACGCCCCTTTCCCTCCTGACACGGATCGAACAGGCTCGCGATACCGCAGCTCTCTTCACCCATAATGAGATTGCGCTTGGGGCACTCACCACCCTGACCCTGGGCGGACGCCTCACATGGGAGCGGATCGAAGGCGAAGGTTTCGGCATCCACATCTTCGATGATGGCACGCGCGGTTTTAACAATCGCGATGGACTCGGCCCGGCCATGGGCAGCAATGTCATTGAGGACACGCGGTTTACCGGTAATGCTGCACTCTCCCGCCAGATCGGGACGGGTACGGCCTATCTTGCGATTTCCAGCGGCTATAAATCGGGCGGCTTTAATGGCGAAGTCCAGAACAACGCCACCCATTTCGCGGATGAGGGTCTCTTCGGGGCAGAAACAGTCACCGCTTATGAAGCCGGGTTCAAATCTCCGCTGGGGCAAACAGCCTTCCTGAATGCGGCGATCTTCTATCAGGATTATGCCGACCCACAGGCGCGGATCTTCGTCAATTTCACTCAGCCCAATGGCGATGTCATCACCTCGAACTCGCTTTCCAACCTTGATGAGGCAACAAGCTATGGCGCTGAGCTGAATCTCGACTGGCAACCCAGCCCAGCACTCGATCTGCGGGCAGGGCTCGTTCTGCTCGAGACGGATATCCATCAGGGGACGGAGGCTGTGCCGACCGGCAATGCCGACACCTTTGACGGCAATCCCCTGCCCTTCGCACCCGAGGTCTCAGCGACACTTTCAGGGACCTACACAATGCCCCTCGATAATGGCGGGACGTTGATCCTCGGCGGACATGCGAAATACCGCAGCGAGTTCTATCTCGATGCGGAAGGTCTTACCGCACGGTCGCAGGATGGATATACGATCCTTGATGCCACAGCCGCGTACCGTTTGCCGAGTAAGAAGCTGACCATCGGCCTCTTCGGGCGCAATCTTCTTGATGAGGATTATGCCGTCTCCGGCTACGGCTTTATCGGCTATAACACCTTCCGCAGTGCCCCTCGCTCATGGGGCGTTGAGGCAAGCCTCGATTTCTAG
- a CDS encoding DUF1134 domain-containing protein, translating to MTRILAALSLLFLASACMSPRSGQNAPPPPPPNSDFSESGAVNAIEDWLGVSAETAGTLVERTFADLGEPIGYIYGEEASGAIGAGLRYGSGYLVMRNGYQMPVYWQGPSIGWDLGANASKTFTLVYGLQNPDRLIQRFPGVEGTAYLVGGVGANYQRAENITLVPMRAGVGARLGANIGYLAYSREPRVVPF from the coding sequence ATGACCCGGATTTTGGCTGCCCTTAGCCTCCTCTTTCTGGCCTCGGCCTGCATGTCCCCGCGCTCGGGACAGAACGCGCCGCCTCCGCCGCCGCCCAATAGCGACTTCTCCGAATCCGGTGCCGTCAACGCGATTGAGGATTGGCTCGGCGTGTCGGCAGAAACCGCCGGGACGCTCGTTGAGCGGACCTTTGCCGATCTTGGGGAGCCGATTGGCTATATTTATGGCGAAGAAGCCTCCGGCGCGATTGGCGCAGGGCTTCGCTATGGCTCGGGCTATCTTGTGATGCGCAATGGCTATCAGATGCCGGTTTACTGGCAGGGCCCGTCAATCGGCTGGGATCTCGGGGCTAACGCGTCGAAAACCTTCACACTTGTCTATGGTCTTCAGAACCCGGATCGCCTGATCCAGCGCTTCCCCGGTGTTGAAGGCACGGCCTATCTCGTTGGCGGTGTGGGTGCCAATTATCAGCGTGCAGAGAATATCACCCTTGTGCCGATGCGCGCAGGCGTTGGGGCCCGGCTGGGCGCGAATATCGGTTATCTTGCTTATTCGCGGGAGCCGCGGGTCGTCCCGTTCTGA
- a CDS encoding penicillin-binding protein activator: MEDALMVLTFRRHFRMLTAVLIGSMALAACETTGPSSYPDRTAEQQRPDLPEIREEEFVTVPQADRNDELVRVAILLPFTNPSENIEAAAASMLKAAQMVAFESDNKRYLLIPKDTQGTEEGARYMAEEAIREGAEIILGPLFSESVAAVSDVARPYNIPVIAFSSDSEVAGNGVYLLSFPPEAEISRVTQYALQQGYARFGLMAPYSEFGDRVARSFSTEVYNRGGNIVHTERYERSADKMIEPARRMAQFADDEFVPSYVTPRVMNANSNLAAGASSIINGDDPFRAPEDERGTGVIVNGDLSQGGYQAVLLPEQGRLLRALAPLFPYYNVNVRQVKLLGLSAWNNPLLTREPALNGGWFAAPDPSLAEGFKRRYERAYGERPARLASLAYDAALLTARLSQLPPETRFSVDTIANPNGYLGADGLFRLRSDGMVERGLAILEIRPSGIEVIDPAPRSFVEQVGF; encoded by the coding sequence ATGGAAGACGCGCTCATGGTTCTTACTTTCCGCCGCCATTTCCGAATGCTCACTGCCGTCCTGATCGGCTCTATGGCGCTTGCCGCCTGCGAAACGACCGGGCCGTCGAGCTATCCAGACCGGACGGCGGAACAGCAGCGCCCTGACCTGCCGGAGATCCGCGAAGAGGAATTCGTGACGGTCCCGCAGGCGGACCGGAATGATGAGCTGGTGCGGGTCGCAATCCTGCTGCCCTTCACCAACCCGTCGGAGAATATCGAGGCGGCGGCGGCATCCATGCTGAAAGCGGCGCAGATGGTTGCCTTTGAAAGCGACAACAAACGCTATCTGTTGATCCCGAAAGACACCCAAGGCACCGAAGAGGGTGCCCGCTACATGGCTGAAGAAGCCATTCGCGAAGGCGCGGAGATCATTCTCGGCCCGCTCTTCTCCGAATCGGTGGCGGCCGTCTCGGATGTGGCCCGCCCCTATAATATTCCGGTCATCGCCTTCTCTTCCGACTCTGAAGTCGCCGGGAATGGGGTCTATCTCTTGAGCTTCCCGCCCGAGGCGGAAATCTCCCGCGTCACCCAATATGCGCTGCAGCAGGGCTATGCCCGGTTCGGCCTGATGGCGCCTTATTCAGAATTCGGTGACCGCGTCGCCCGGTCCTTCTCGACCGAGGTCTATAATCGCGGCGGCAATATCGTGCATACGGAGCGTTACGAGCGCTCCGCTGACAAGATGATCGAGCCGGCGCGGCGCATGGCGCAATTTGCCGATGACGAATTTGTGCCGTCTTACGTGACGCCGCGTGTCATGAACGCCAATTCAAATCTGGCAGCAGGCGCGAGCAGCATCATCAACGGGGATGACCCTTTCCGCGCGCCGGAGGACGAGCGCGGCACGGGCGTGATCGTCAATGGTGATCTCTCGCAAGGCGGCTATCAGGCGGTGCTGCTGCCGGAGCAGGGCCGTCTTCTTCGCGCGCTGGCGCCGCTCTTCCCCTATTACAATGTGAATGTGCGGCAGGTGAAACTGCTCGGCCTGTCGGCCTGGAACAACCCGCTGCTGACCCGTGAACCGGCGCTCAATGGTGGCTGGTTCGCCGCGCCCGACCCCTCGCTCGCCGAAGGCTTCAAGCGCCGTTATGAGCGCGCTTATGGCGAACGTCCGGCCCGTCTTGCCTCGCTCGCTTATGATGCCGCGCTTCTGACAGCTCGTCTCTCGCAACTGCCGCCGGAGACGCGGTTCTCGGTCGATACGATTGCTAACCCGAATGGCTATCTCGGCGCGGACGGCCTCTTCCGCCTGCGTTCGGACGGTATGGTCGAGCGTGGCCTCGCCATTCTTGAAATCCGTCCATCGGGTATCGAAGTTATTGATCCGGCTCCGCGCAGCTTTGTTGAGCAGGTCGGATTTTAA